One genomic segment of Acinetobacter sp. C26M includes these proteins:
- the benB gene encoding benzoate 1,2-dioxygenase small subunit: MSIQDKTSLENIAQFLYREARFLDDEQWDDWLNCYAPEASFWMPAWDDNDQLTEDPQAEISLIYYPDRQGLEDRVFRIKTERSSATMPDTRTCHNIANVEIVARDGDKLTVRFNWNTLSFRYKTTYSYFGMSRYVIDCSGAEAKILSKYVVLKNDYINQVIDIYHL, translated from the coding sequence ATGAGTATTCAAGATAAAACCAGCTTGGAAAATATTGCCCAGTTTCTCTACCGTGAAGCACGCTTTTTAGATGATGAACAATGGGATGACTGGCTGAACTGCTATGCGCCTGAAGCCAGTTTCTGGATGCCAGCATGGGATGACAATGATCAACTCACCGAAGATCCGCAAGCGGAAATCTCCCTGATTTATTATCCAGATCGCCAAGGTTTAGAAGACCGTGTGTTCCGAATCAAAACGGAACGCTCCTCTGCCACCATGCCTGATACCCGTACTTGCCACAATATTGCCAACGTTGAAATCGTAGCGCGCGACGGAGATAAACTCACGGTTCGCTTCAATTGGAATACCTTGAGCTTCCGCTATAAAACCACCTATAGCTACTTTGGCATGTCACGTTATGTGATTGATTGTTCTGGTGCTGAAGCAAAAATTCTAAGCAAGTATGTCGTACTCAAAAATGACTATATCAATCAAGTGATTGATATCTACCACCTGTAA
- the benA gene encoding benzoate 1,2-dioxygenase large subunit yields the protein MPRIPVINTSHLDRIDELLVDNIDTGEFKLHRSVFTDQALFDLEMKYIFEGNWVYLAHESQIPNNNDFYTTHIGRQPVIIARNRNGELNAMINACSHRGAQLCRHKRGNKATYTCPFHGWTFNNSGKLLKVKDPSEAGYSDCFNQDGSHDLKKVARFENYKGFLFGSLNPDVPSLEEFLGETSKIIDMIVDQSEHGLEVLRGTSSYTYEGNWKLTAENGADGYHVSAVHWNYAATTQHRKETQAADNIRAMSAGSWGKQGGGSYGFENGHMLLWTQWANPEDRPNFPKADEYTEKYGAAMSKWMIERSRNLCLYPNVYLMDQFGSQIRVLRPISVDRTEVTIYCIAPKGEAPEARARRIRQYEDFFNASGMATPDDLEEFRACQAGYAGIALEWNDMCRGSKHWIYGPDDAANEIGLKPMLSGIKTEDEGLYLAQHQYWLHTMKHAIVAEKQIAAQGENA from the coding sequence ATGCCACGTATTCCTGTAATCAATACCAGCCATCTAGACCGCATTGATGAATTACTGGTCGATAATATCGACACCGGTGAATTTAAACTACATCGATCAGTATTTACCGATCAAGCCCTATTTGACCTTGAAATGAAATACATTTTTGAAGGCAATTGGGTTTATCTTGCACATGAAAGTCAAATCCCCAATAACAACGATTTCTACACCACTCATATTGGTCGTCAACCTGTCATCATCGCCCGTAATCGTAACGGCGAACTGAACGCCATGATCAATGCTTGTTCGCATCGTGGTGCCCAACTTTGCCGTCATAAACGCGGGAACAAAGCCACTTACACTTGCCCTTTCCACGGTTGGACCTTTAACAACTCAGGTAAACTCCTCAAAGTTAAAGACCCAAGTGAAGCAGGTTATTCCGATTGCTTTAACCAAGACGGTTCACATGATCTGAAAAAAGTCGCACGTTTTGAAAACTACAAAGGTTTCTTGTTCGGCAGCCTCAATCCTGATGTGCCATCACTTGAAGAATTCTTGGGTGAAACCAGCAAAATTATCGACATGATTGTCGATCAATCCGAGCATGGTTTAGAAGTTCTACGCGGTACATCATCCTATACTTATGAAGGGAATTGGAAACTCACCGCTGAAAATGGTGCCGATGGTTATCACGTTTCAGCAGTGCACTGGAACTATGCCGCAACCACACAACACCGCAAAGAAACACAGGCAGCCGATAATATTCGTGCCATGAGCGCAGGTTCTTGGGGCAAGCAAGGCGGTGGTTCTTATGGCTTTGAAAATGGTCATATGTTGCTATGGACGCAATGGGCCAATCCAGAAGATCGCCCAAACTTCCCTAAAGCAGATGAATATACCGAGAAATACGGTGCCGCGATGTCGAAATGGATGATCGAACGCTCGCGTAATCTGTGCCTCTATCCAAACGTGTATTTGATGGATCAGTTCGGTTCGCAAATTCGTGTATTGCGCCCTATTTCGGTCGATCGCACTGAAGTGACAATCTACTGTATTGCACCAAAAGGTGAAGCGCCAGAGGCGCGTGCGCGTCGTATTCGTCAATACGAAGATTTCTTTAATGCCTCAGGCATGGCCACACCCGATGATCTAGAAGAATTCCGTGCCTGTCAGGCTGGTTATGCAGGCATCGCGCTGGAATGGAACGACATGTGCCGTGGTTCAAAACACTGGATTTATGGCCCCGATGATGCAGCCAATGAAATTGGTCTCAAACCGATGCTCAGCGGAATTAAAACCGAAGATGAAGGCCTCTATCTGGCGCAACATCAATACTGGCTGCATACCATGAAACACGCCATTGTCGCTGAGAAGCAAATCGCGGCTCAAGGAGAAAATGCATGA
- a CDS encoding LysR family transcriptional regulator: MELRHLRYFVAVVEEQSFTKAAEKLFIAQPPLSRQIQNLESELGIQLFERGSRPLQTTPAGHFFYQHAIKLLSNAEEIKSMAKRIGLIERSVTIGFVGSLLYGLLPRIIYLFRQQQPHLNIQLVEMSTTEQLQALKEGRIDVGFGRLRISDPAVRRILLRKERLVVAAHTSHPIAQRTEGVYLADLIDEKMFMYPTSPKPNFSTQLLNIFAEHSLVPKNMHEVREIQLALGLVAAGEGLCVIPASADTIRFPHLNYIPILDNGAVSPIFLTARAMDRSEDLQLLFDCVYQVYDLEGIPYQRTVFTLDQNPIDDSNGIDF; encoded by the coding sequence ATGGAATTACGTCATTTACGGTATTTTGTTGCGGTTGTTGAAGAACAAAGCTTCACCAAGGCTGCAGAAAAACTATTTATTGCTCAACCACCTTTGAGTCGGCAGATTCAAAATTTGGAAAGTGAGTTGGGTATTCAACTGTTTGAGCGGGGCAGCCGACCTCTACAAACCACACCTGCGGGACATTTCTTTTATCAGCATGCGATTAAACTTTTGTCTAATGCTGAAGAAATTAAAAGTATGGCGAAACGGATTGGACTGATTGAACGCAGTGTCACGATTGGTTTTGTCGGATCGTTACTGTATGGATTGTTACCTCGGATCATTTATTTATTTAGACAACAGCAGCCACATCTCAATATTCAATTGGTAGAAATGAGTACTACAGAACAACTGCAAGCCTTAAAAGAAGGACGCATTGATGTGGGGTTTGGACGCTTGCGGATTAGTGATCCTGCGGTAAGACGGATTTTATTGCGGAAGGAGCGTTTGGTTGTAGCAGCGCATACCAGCCATCCGATTGCACAGCGGACGGAAGGGGTATATCTCGCAGATCTGATTGATGAGAAGATGTTTATGTATCCCACATCTCCAAAGCCTAATTTTTCGACCCAGCTTTTAAATATTTTTGCTGAACATAGTTTAGTGCCAAAAAATATGCATGAGGTACGAGAAATTCAACTGGCCCTAGGACTGGTGGCAGCAGGTGAAGGCTTGTGTGTGATTCCTGCCAGTGCTGATACCATTCGTTTTCCGCATCTCAATTATATTCCAATTCTGGATAATGGAGCCGTCAGCCCAATCTTTCTGACCGCACGGGCAATGGATCGTAGCGAAGACTTACAACTGTTATTTGATTGTGTTTATCAGGTGTATGATCTGGAAGGTATTCCATATCAGCGGACTGTGTTTACATTGGATCAGAATCCGATTGATGATTCTAATGGAATTGATTTTTAA
- a CDS encoding peroxiredoxin, translating into MMNTIKSKVLVLCSSLFLLGAPTLSSAQSTLFSKQDTAQKEWVGQSAPDFKLQDQTGKWHTLNQYKGKWVVLYFYPKDNTAGCTQEANQFKSLYPQFTKSNAVVLGVSLDDVASHQKFSEKLGLPFPILADDKGELATKFGIVRNLGITKIAKRESFLINPQGAVMYHYTSVNTQTHADQVLKDLKTLQSK; encoded by the coding sequence ATGATGAATACGATAAAGTCCAAAGTTCTCGTTTTATGTAGTTCACTTTTTTTACTCGGCGCACCAACACTCAGTAGCGCACAAAGTACCTTATTTTCTAAGCAAGATACTGCACAAAAAGAATGGGTTGGACAGTCTGCACCAGACTTTAAACTGCAAGATCAAACTGGCAAATGGCACACCTTAAATCAATATAAAGGCAAATGGGTGGTGCTATATTTCTACCCTAAAGACAACACTGCTGGTTGTACCCAAGAAGCCAATCAATTTAAATCACTCTACCCTCAATTTACCAAATCAAATGCTGTGGTTCTGGGTGTCAGTCTAGATGATGTTGCATCACATCAGAAATTCTCCGAAAAACTCGGTCTACCGTTCCCAATTCTTGCAGATGACAAAGGTGAACTGGCAACTAAATTTGGTATTGTTCGAAACTTGGGTATTACTAAAATTGCCAAACGCGAGAGTTTTTTGATTAATCCTCAAGGTGCGGTGATGTATCACTACACCAGTGTGAATACTCAAACTCATGCCGATCAAGTGTTAAAGGATTTAAAAACTTTACAAAGCAAATAA